The proteins below come from a single Corylus avellana chromosome ca3, CavTom2PMs-1.0 genomic window:
- the LOC132174878 gene encoding small ubiquitin-related modifier 1 — protein MSGVTNQEEDKKPTDQSAHINLKVKGQDGNEVFFRIKRSTQLKKLMNAYCDRQSVEFNSIAFLFDGRRLRAEQTPDELEMEDGDEIDAMLHQTGGAIA, from the exons ATGTCCGGCGTGACGAACCAGGAGGAAGACAAGAAGCCCACCGATCAGTCGGCCCACATCAACCTCAAAGTCAAGGGCCAG gatgGGAATGAAGTATTTTTCAGGATTAAGAGGAGCACTCAACTGAAGAAGCTTATGAATGCGTATTGTGATCGTCAGTCTGTGGAGTTCAACTCAATTGCATTCTTGTTTGATGGCCGTCGTCTCCGAGCAGAGCAGACTCCAGAtgag CTGGAAATGGAAGACGGTGATGAGATAGATGCCATGCTGCACCAAACTGGGGGAGCTATTGCCTAA